In Corythoichthys intestinalis isolate RoL2023-P3 chromosome 4, ASM3026506v1, whole genome shotgun sequence, a genomic segment contains:
- the smpdl3b gene encoding acid sphingomyelinase-like phosphodiesterase 3b — protein sequence MTAERLLLRFLFLHGTLALSGNFWHITDLHWDPSYEVTNGNKLMCESNNSKPVSQVGLFGSYACDSPWKLINSSIVAMSEILPNPDFIVWTGDDTPHVRDEKLSEEKVLRIIGNLTQLIQSVFPNTKVYSALGNHDYHPKSQLPGHSSDMYNKTAKLWQRWLKQKSMETFQKGGYYTEKLLDRPGFRMLVLNTNLYYNRNNATENDKDPAGQFKWAEEILTKAAEDKEKVYIIGHVPPGMFEKKRGHFWYRPQFNERYLALIQNHHAVIKGQFFGHHHTDTFRMFYDSKGVPISTMFISPGVTPWETTLPGVKNGANNPGIRIFEYDTDTLLVQDVVAYYLNLTRANTKQDNWEKEYRLTESFQVMNASPTSMHQVLEGISKDNCRLQQYYRFNSVNFDLSECDRKCRASHVCAAREVDFQRYENCVAREVAPASFGGWLLSILSVAVSFLFVFA from the exons ATGACTGCAGAGAGATTGCTGCTGCGTTTCCTATTTCTACATGGGACCCTTGCACTTTCAG GGAACTTTTGGCACATCACCGACCTGCACTGGGACCCAAGTTATGAAGTGACAAATGGCAATAAACTCATGTGTGAGTCCAATAATTCAAAACCGGTGTCCCAGGTGGGTCTATTTGGAAGCTACGCATGCGATTCACCCTGGAAACTCATCAACTCATCCATCGTTGCCATGAGCGAAATTCTCCCAAATCCGGATTTCATCGTGTGGACAGg AGACGACACGCCACATGTTCGCGACGAGAAACTGAGCGAAGAAAAGGTTCTCCGCATTATCGGCAACCtaacacaacttattcaaagtgTTTTCCCAA ATACCAAAGTGTACTCTGCCTTGGGTAACCATGACTACCACCCCAAGAGCCAGCTTCCTGGTCACTCCAgtgacatgtacaacaaaacGGCAAAGTTGTGGCAACGATGGTTGAAGCAAAAGTcaatggaaaccttccaaaaag GCGGGTACTACACGGAAAAGCTCCTAGATCGTCCAGGTTTCAGGATGCTGGTGCTAAATACGAATCTCTACTACAACCGCAACAACGCTACAGAGAATGACAAGGATCCAGCCGGCCAGTTTAAATGGGCAGAGGAAATCCTCACAAAGGCGGCCGAAGACAAAGAGAAG GTGTACATCATCGGTCACGTCCCTCCGGGGATGTTCGAGAAGAAGCGGGGCCACTTTTGGTAcaggccgcagttcaatgagCGCTACCTAGCACTCATTCAGAATCACCACGCCGTAATCAAGGGACAGTTCTTTGGCCACCATCACACCGACACTTTCCGCATGTTCTACGACTCCAAAG GCGTTCCCATCAGCACTATGTTCATCAGCCCGGGTGTGACACCGTGGGAGACAACACTCCCTGGCGTCAAGAACGGCGCTAACAATCCCGGCATTCGCATTTTCGAATATGACACCGACACACTCCTGGTTCAA GACGTGGTGGCGTACTACCTGAATCTGACACGTGCAAACACCAAACAGGACAACTGGGAGAAGGAGTACCGTCTGACCGAGAGCTTCCAGGTGATGAATGCCTCTCCGACGTCCATGCACCAGGTCCTTGAAGGCATCTCAAAGGACAACTGCCGCCTGCAGCAGTACTACCGTTTCAACTCGGTCAACTTTGACTTGAGCGAGTGCGACCGAAAATGCCGGGCCTCTCACGTGTGCGCCGCACGTGAAGTCGATTTCCAAAGGTATGAAAACTGCGTAGCCAGAGAGGTGGCCCCAGCCAGTTTCGGAGGATGGCTGCTGAGCATCCTTAGCGTAGCCGTTAGCttcttgtttgtttttgcttAG